A genomic window from Microvirga sp. TS319 includes:
- a CDS encoding mannose-1-phosphate guanylyltransferase/mannose-6-phosphate isomerase produces the protein MNSIIPVLMCGGSGTRLWPVSRASEPKQFHAFSGQRSLFQQTVQRFCTELYAEPLVIVNNNHRDLALREIGELQTGPVRLLVEPCVRSTAPAIAAAAALIAEQDPDRLMLVAPSDHLIEHADIFSDAVSQAAQAARQGQIVLFGIRPTHPETGFGYIEIGESFDDVSFRVAGFVEKPKRNVAEMLVSAGSHLWNSGIFMFTARTIMDELERYAPDVMACARRAVSAAHRSNDTIRLSADFDIAPVISIDYAVMEKSDRLVCVPVSPNWRDLGSWSALWDVGAKDDNGNVAQGDIVLRDVRNSYVHGNSRLVTVIGVEKIVVVDTADAVLIGSLDQAQNVGRIASELASAKRPEASLHRKVRRPWGSYECLKLGDCFQVKHIIVAVAGRLSLQYHHHRSEHWTVVSGTARVTVGDEVSVMTANESVYIPKGDVHRLENIGDSELHLIEVQCGTYLGEDDIVRLEDQYDRIITM, from the coding sequence ATGAACAGTATCATTCCTGTGCTGATGTGTGGAGGTTCCGGAACACGTCTGTGGCCCGTCTCCCGCGCGAGCGAGCCCAAGCAGTTTCACGCTTTCTCCGGTCAGAGAAGCCTTTTCCAGCAGACGGTCCAGCGCTTCTGCACTGAACTCTATGCGGAGCCGCTCGTCATCGTGAACAACAATCATCGCGATCTTGCACTACGGGAGATCGGCGAACTGCAAACAGGTCCGGTCCGTCTGCTCGTGGAGCCCTGCGTCCGAAGCACCGCGCCTGCGATCGCTGCCGCTGCGGCCCTGATTGCGGAACAGGATCCTGACCGGCTGATGCTGGTGGCTCCCAGCGATCACCTGATCGAGCACGCAGATATCTTTTCCGACGCAGTGAGCCAGGCGGCACAGGCCGCACGTCAAGGGCAGATCGTCCTGTTCGGCATCCGGCCGACGCACCCGGAGACTGGCTTCGGCTACATCGAGATCGGGGAGAGCTTCGACGACGTCAGCTTCAGAGTGGCGGGCTTCGTCGAGAAGCCCAAGCGCAACGTGGCCGAGATGCTCGTCTCCGCTGGCTCCCATCTGTGGAACAGTGGCATATTCATGTTTACCGCGCGCACGATCATGGACGAGCTCGAACGATATGCTCCGGATGTCATGGCCTGCGCACGGCGTGCGGTCAGTGCGGCCCATCGCAGCAACGATACCATTCGCTTGTCCGCTGATTTCGACATCGCACCGGTCATATCCATCGATTACGCCGTCATGGAGAAGAGCGACCGGCTCGTCTGCGTTCCGGTTTCGCCGAACTGGCGTGACCTCGGTTCATGGTCGGCACTTTGGGACGTGGGTGCGAAGGACGACAATGGCAACGTCGCGCAGGGTGATATCGTTCTACGGGATGTGCGCAACAGCTATGTTCATGGGAACTCGCGGCTCGTCACCGTCATCGGAGTCGAAAAAATCGTCGTTGTCGATACGGCGGACGCGGTTCTCATCGGATCCTTGGATCAGGCGCAGAACGTGGGGCGCATCGCGAGCGAGCTGGCATCGGCGAAGCGCCCCGAGGCCAGTCTCCACCGCAAGGTCCGTAGGCCATGGGGATCCTACGAGTGCCTGAAGCTCGGCGATTGCTTTCAGGTCAAGCATATCATCGTCGCTGTCGCCGGGCGTCTTTCGCTCCAGTATCATCATCATCGCTCGGAGCACTGGACGGTCGTATCCGGAACTGCTCGCGTCACAGTCGGCGACGAAGTTTCCGTAATGACGGCCAACGAGTCCGTCTACATCCCGAAGGGCGATGTTCATCGCCTGGAGAACATCGGCGATAGCGAACTGCATCTGATCGAGGTTCAGTGCGGCACATATCTCGGCGAGGACGACATCGTGCGTCTGGAAGATCAGTATGATCGGATCATTACGATGTGA
- a CDS encoding PilZ domain-containing protein produces MSTITHEAEVQRQHPRYRLPMRCLHNGVPVPVIDLSVGGIGVKLGALDVKSGHIVDLVLAFPFDGYELTLPMRAEVRYASKEHGRVGMRFVDVSPRQSNLLRFVLNAYLSGEVVDAGDVLDVVARRNEGKTRDVPQRQQPAGLIASAAQFGRSMAGYGLIIAATVLLIGFIGTGIFQRLYIIPAQSAMITADLVTVPSPSSGQVTFIAAGREVQAGEPLLTIQGPQGTSSTVIDSPCDCFVQARYSRTSNFVREGAPVLVLRDKTSSPYITASIPQSDVLRFYRGAQAIVEYTDGTRVRDVPIEPIPTVPHEDATAEHFLVKLAPGRDLNDSAIGQPVSVVFDTFSGSRIRATTRKISSGLSWVKMRTASLLAEGMGRRNTTQVGQKPESYNGERVANLK; encoded by the coding sequence ATGTCGACGATTACGCATGAAGCTGAGGTTCAACGCCAGCATCCGCGTTATCGCCTGCCGATGCGGTGCCTTCACAACGGTGTACCGGTTCCCGTCATCGACCTTTCGGTTGGCGGTATCGGAGTGAAGCTCGGCGCGCTGGATGTCAAATCCGGTCACATCGTGGATCTTGTGCTCGCGTTCCCATTCGACGGATACGAGCTCACGCTGCCGATGCGTGCCGAGGTCCGATATGCCAGCAAGGAGCATGGACGCGTGGGGATGCGGTTCGTGGACGTCTCTCCGCGCCAGAGCAACCTTCTGCGCTTCGTCCTGAATGCCTATCTCTCCGGAGAGGTGGTCGATGCGGGAGACGTGCTCGACGTCGTGGCACGCCGAAACGAGGGAAAGACACGCGATGTCCCCCAGCGTCAGCAGCCGGCAGGGTTGATTGCGAGCGCCGCGCAATTTGGGCGCAGCATGGCGGGCTACGGCCTCATTATAGCGGCAACCGTCCTGCTCATCGGATTCATCGGCACCGGCATATTCCAGCGATTGTATATTATTCCGGCGCAATCTGCGATGATCACGGCTGATCTTGTCACAGTTCCCTCGCCGTCGAGCGGTCAGGTCACGTTCATTGCGGCGGGGAGAGAGGTTCAGGCCGGAGAGCCGCTTCTAACGATCCAGGGACCGCAAGGGACAAGCAGTACCGTAATCGACAGTCCCTGCGATTGCTTCGTCCAGGCGCGCTACAGCCGCACGTCGAATTTCGTTCGTGAAGGAGCGCCAGTGCTTGTGCTGCGGGACAAGACAAGCTCGCCCTACATCACTGCCAGCATCCCTCAGAGTGACGTTCTGCGCTTCTATCGTGGTGCGCAGGCTATCGTCGAGTATACGGACGGAACCCGCGTCCGGGATGTTCCGATTGAGCCGATACCGACCGTCCCACACGAAGACGCAACGGCCGAGCACTTTCTTGTCAAACTCGCGCCGGGCCGCGATCTGAACGATAGCGCAATTGGGCAGCCGGTTTCCGTCGTGTTCGATACCTTCTCAGGATCTCGGATCAGAGCCACGACCCGGAAGATCAGTTCCGGCCTGAGCTGGGTCAAAATGAGAACCGCCTCGCTTCTGGCCGAGGGCATGGGGAGAAGGAACACGACGCAGGTTGGACAAAAGCCTGAATCGTATAACGGCGAACGGGTCGCGAACCTCAAATAG